From Pseudomonas sp. G.S.17, the proteins below share one genomic window:
- a CDS encoding MFS transporter has protein sequence MVAILISIALATLDTAIANTALPAIAADLNASPAASVWIINAYQLAAVATLLPFAALGGVIGHRKVYLGGLILFVVSSALCTFAWSLPTLTIARVLQGLGASAIMSVNAALISSIFSRERLGRGLGMNALVVGTSFAAGPTIASLVLSVANWPWLFAINLPIGIFALVFAWNSLPISKPGTLTFDPLTALLNVLTFGALIFALSQAAQLGSWNSVLIALAVFLAGFVLMLRREAGHPAPMFPLDLLKRPMFALSAMTAFCSFAAQGLAFVSLPFFFETVLARDPVQTGFLMTPWSVVVAMIAPFAGRLSDRYAPGLLGGIGLAILCAGMISLAFMSPNASAWQICISMIICGLGFGFFQAPNQKALMTSAPRERASGASGTIATARLIGQATGAALVAFSFGISGEHGPVLALSIGAGFAAVGSIASGLRLVTKNQPGSTPGQ, from the coding sequence CCAATACCGCCCTGCCCGCCATCGCGGCGGACCTGAATGCCTCGCCGGCCGCATCCGTGTGGATCATCAACGCCTACCAGCTGGCGGCCGTAGCAACCTTGCTGCCGTTTGCCGCGCTGGGCGGGGTGATCGGGCATCGCAAGGTGTATCTCGGCGGTCTGATCCTGTTCGTCGTGTCTTCGGCGCTGTGTACATTTGCCTGGTCGCTGCCCACTCTGACCATCGCCCGGGTTTTGCAGGGTTTGGGCGCCAGCGCGATCATGAGCGTCAACGCGGCGCTGATCAGCTCGATTTTCTCTCGGGAACGTCTGGGCCGAGGGCTGGGCATGAATGCTCTGGTGGTCGGCACCTCGTTCGCCGCCGGCCCAACCATTGCCTCGCTGGTGCTGTCCGTGGCGAACTGGCCGTGGCTGTTCGCGATCAACCTGCCGATTGGCATCTTCGCCCTGGTGTTCGCCTGGAATTCATTGCCCATTTCAAAGCCCGGCACGCTGACCTTTGATCCACTGACGGCGTTGCTCAACGTCCTGACCTTCGGCGCGCTGATTTTTGCCCTGAGCCAGGCCGCGCAACTGGGTTCGTGGAACAGCGTGTTGATTGCGCTGGCGGTGTTTCTGGCTGGGTTCGTGCTGATGCTGCGCCGTGAAGCTGGCCACCCCGCGCCGATGTTCCCGCTGGATTTGCTCAAGCGGCCGATGTTTGCCTTGTCGGCCATGACGGCTTTCTGCTCGTTCGCGGCGCAAGGCCTGGCGTTCGTCTCGCTGCCGTTTTTCTTCGAAACAGTGCTGGCCCGCGACCCGGTGCAAACCGGCTTTCTGATGACGCCCTGGTCGGTGGTCGTCGCCATGATCGCGCCGTTTGCCGGACGCCTGTCCGATCGCTACGCGCCCGGTCTGTTGGGCGGCATCGGGTTGGCGATCCTTTGCGCGGGCATGATTTCCCTGGCGTTTATGTCGCCTAATGCTTCGGCCTGGCAAATTTGCATCAGCATGATTATCTGCGGCCTGGGCTTCGGCTTCTTTCAGGCGCCCAACCAAAAGGCACTGATGACCAGCGCGCCTAGGGAACGGGCCAGCGGCGCCAGCGGCACCATTGCCACCGCACGCCTGATTGGCCAGGCCACCGGTGCGGCGCTGGTCGCCTTCAGTTTCGGGATCTCCGGCGAACACGGGCCGGTACTGGCGTTGAGCATCGGTGCCGGTTTTGCGGCCGTGGGCAGCATCGCCAGCGGACTGCGACTGGTGACCAAAAATCAGCCTGGTTCGACACCTGGCCAATAA